One stretch of Roseimicrobium sp. ORNL1 DNA includes these proteins:
- a CDS encoding dual specificity protein phosphatase family protein, whose protein sequence is MPSPPPAETDLWWVIPSSLAGTSMPHVHPDRHETPGAALDAFRDELPSLWREGIRAVVCLLNMRSAEAAYNAAGFSYLCLPIVDGQAPCMEQFQAFMEFTRQQHAQGHGVAVHCVAGIGRTGTMLAGHLITRGMAVDEAIARVRQLRPGAVETFAQVRFLQQLAQDLQQNPPS, encoded by the coding sequence ATGCCATCCCCACCTCCTGCTGAAACCGACCTCTGGTGGGTCATCCCCAGCTCACTCGCGGGGACTTCGATGCCTCATGTACACCCGGACCGTCATGAGACTCCGGGCGCCGCGTTGGATGCGTTCAGGGATGAACTTCCTTCCTTGTGGCGTGAGGGCATCCGCGCCGTGGTCTGTTTATTAAACATGCGCTCCGCCGAGGCCGCATACAACGCCGCAGGCTTCTCCTACCTCTGCCTTCCTATTGTGGATGGACAAGCGCCCTGCATGGAGCAGTTCCAGGCCTTCATGGAATTCACCCGGCAACAGCACGCGCAAGGTCATGGCGTGGCCGTGCATTGCGTCGCTGGCATCGGTCGTACTGGCACCATGCTGGCGGGACATCTTATCACCCGCGGCATGGCGGTTGATGAGGCCATTGCACGTGTGCGCCAGCTACGTCCCGGCGCCGTGGAGACTTTTGCCCAGGTGCGTTTTCTTCAGCAACTGGCACAAGACCTCCAGCAGAACCCACCTTCCTAA